The region AACGCAACAATCATCTTATGAGACAAAAGGAATGTAAGTAAATGACTTGGTCTTAATGGAGAAGAGGGAAGTAGTCCATCTGGTTGGGATACACTTGACTGGTTTTGATATAGTGCTGATTCCTGTACAATACATATTTACCCTTTATAAGATCCATTAGTTTTTGAAAGTAGTCCGAGTTTTGTTGGTTAACTGGTGTTAATAACCATGATTGAACAAAGCCCTTGTTCTGTAATCAAATCAGATGGGTATCTTTGAGTAATTAGATTTAATTGGGGATTGTGTCAAGGTAGGTGGTGCTCACTATAGGTAATCAAGATATGGAAGAGGTTCCTCAAGGAGAAGCCCTTTTGGCTAGTGTTCTACACATTCACAGCTGAAAACTTGTCATCCATGATATATGACTTTTAAATGTCTCTGGCCTTAGAGAGTTGTTtgtcatttaatttgatatggttgtgGTTATGGTTGTTGTGATTACAGCTAAATATCATCTATCTCAGAGATTGTGTATGCTTAAGTGTTTAATAGTCTTAAACTTATGCTATTAGTCAATTGCTTAATTCTTAGGATCCTTTTTTGGTACCAACTAATGTTGAGAAAATTCCTCCTTTTAGTTCTATTTATTTCAGAAAGTATGTTTATACTTGAACTTACATGTTGTCTTTTTgggtaaaattttaatttatgcaGTTAGATATAGATCTCATTTTGTGTGACATCAAGAGCTTAGGACTGAAAGGTAAATCCAACCTGTTCATTCATGCTGTTTCTGCTTGAAAATTTTCCCTTTTGTCCTTTATTGGCTGCCATTTAGTATTGGAGCATGTCCTTTCACTTAAGTTCTTGTTGAAAGTGCATAAGAGAATTTGATGCAATGGATCATCATGGCTTTTTGGTATTAGATTTATTTGGCGGGTTTAACTCAAGTGGGTAGCTAAAAATGGTCCTAGTCAGAATGTGTtgctattatttcttttattttaatggtggTCCAATATTCAGGCTATCTATAGCCTTCTCTCTCATTCTAATTCCATTTGTCATTTCAATTAGCTTACCCTTGTGGTCATTTCATTATtctaaacaagtaaataaatgaccttatGAATAGATAGACTTTAAAAGGGGGAGTAGAGCACACATTGTTAGTTTGAAATGCCATTAGCCCTTATTTATATTAGTGAACAttcattatatttgtttaatgatAAAGTTTTATTCAAATGTACACTTTCCCTACTAACCTTGGCATTTGATGtgacttttcaaaattattcttcAGTTTTAAGAAAAACAATTGTTCCCTAAAACTTGTATACCACTAATTTTAAGCTTTGAAAACCATTTCTTTTTGGCAAATCATGAAAAGAAGTAAATTTCcaactttgttatatttatctttttattttgaaatgtgATATGCAGGCAAATTTGTAGATACTGTTGTGATGAATCCTCCCTTTGGGACCCGAAGGAAAGGAGTGGACATGGAGTTTCTTAGTGTGGCTTTGAAAGTGAGTGTGATTTTTCTTATTAAGTTTGCGAGTTTTATCCTCTCTATTTTTTTGTCATAGAATTTATGATTGTCATCAGGTTGCTTCCAGAGCTGTCTATTCTTTGCACAAGACTACTACCAGGGAGGTGAGTTTAAACATCTGAGAAATCGAACTGCAAATTGTCAACAACCACCATAGCTTTATCCGTCCTAGCAGATATGTGATTTGCTGCAAATGTAATTATGCTCTTAAACTCGTATGCATGACTTTGTCTCCTAGACATTGTTTAGTGGTTGCCTGCAATATCATTGGCTCTATTCATGTAAAATCTCTCATGTTGCAGGTTCCGTTTGACTTGCTTATTGTAGTTCAACTTGAGAGAAATTAGATGATACATGACCAACTGAACACAGTGAACGTTTAGTTATGACATTTTAGTTTGTTACTTTTCATTAGTGCATCAAGCATGTCATGTAGCACTAAATTGAGCACACATCATCtatgcaatatatatacattttatcaaGTACTATTTTTAGCATTACATTTTGTTAGTTCTCTACTGGGCTTCTTTGTGGTTTATGCATGCATCTCATAACGTATGGAACACTGAAATACTTTTGAATTTGTTAAATATGTACAGCATGTTAGAAGAGCAGCTTTACGCGATTACAATGCCAAAAGTGCTGAGGTTTTATGCGAGGTATCACTGGTCTGTTATGCAAATGTGTACAGTATAGTTTGTTCGAGTGATGTTGGTTATCTCACTATCTTTACTTTGGTTATTTCCAGCTTCGGTTTGACGTGCCACAGCTCTACAAGtttcacaaaaagaaagaagttgacaTAGCGGTCGATCTCTGGCGCTTTGTCCCCTGAACCGGTTGAACAGATTTAAAGACTACAGAATCAAATTCCGAAGATATTATTGATGCAAGGAAGTAAAATCCACAAGCTACTTACTGATCATATCAGAAGAGAATGTTGCTCAAACTGATCAATCCAAACCCTAAAGACGATATCTGTAAGTTGTTACTTGCTCACTACTCTAAAAACTATGCAAGATTTACTAGACCTTGATATTATAATATTGACAGACTATCTTCTTTGTAGATCAGTCAGAAAATGAATTACCTAAGTTTGATGTTTGACctaattatgttttaataatatataaattgcattttCTTTTGTGTACATCTCACTCGATTAGAAGTTTAAGCATTAGTCTTGTGCCCCAtcatgttcatttttttttattaagaagtGCATCAGCAATGTGCAACGTGTGCATGAATAACTTGACAGAAAAACAGAAAGATGCTTAGCAAGATAGGTTAAcagtattaaataataatctctttcttttttgtgaaTATACCCTTGCAAATCCTCATAATTGTTCTTGCTTCTATGCTACTGGAATGAGTCTTTTGCACAAataacccttttttttaaaaaaaaaaacctatatagcTTTATAGCTATAAGGTCACTAATGTAAAAACTTGATTGCATAGTGGCATAATTGCAAAAAAGCCTGATTTCCTTTTTATGCTGTGCATAACCCTATATAACCATGGAATTGCATATATATCCTGGTTCTAAGATATATCATATGTACAATGATCAAGCACATTGGATAGTTTTATTAAAATGGTGAGCTGACATGGAACCAGAACAACCCTATAAGCTTAATTACAAACTTTGGATGGGTTTTTCTGTAATTGAATTCTTTTGTACATATACTCTTGAGAAAACTCATAGTTTCATAGTTAattgaacttatatatatatatatatatatatatatatgagaaccgGTAATTTAGGGATGCCCCACAACAACCATTAGATCATTATCTAAtggttgttgttttattataaatataactctAGAGATGGGGTTAGTATCATTAACCCCATCTCCggtattaataataaaatagcaGTCATtaggacgtccctagatttgtTTTCTGGGGCGTCTTcagaaaacatattatatatatatatatatatatatataaaaaagaggaGAAACTTATTGTGGAAAACCcccaaaactaaaataatatgaaaatatgttgaatgAAATCTCCATCCTTGAgatcaatgaaatgaaatataaaCAGAAGATTTGGCTGTCAGATATCTCCATTTCCCAAAGTTTAACATGTATAACATCAAAACTAAAGCTTCATTGATTGTATCATAAAACTCCATTAACATATATTTTCCATTGTATCTTTTCTAGATCCACCAAACCATTATTATATACCACAACATTATATACTAAGTTGTTTATTAATTCACTTATTTGAATACTAGTACCatgtttgaataaaaataaataaaattaaaaatgaaatgaagaagaatcTTCATTGGGATTGGGTAGTAGAGGAGCCAACCTCATTTGACAATAGTTTTTGGAGATGGAGatgacttattattattattaattaattaattaattgattaattaatggGGGTAAACACTATAAACTTTGTTTACTTCTATCATGCAATGCAcattaatgtttaaataattttgtagcTTGGATTGGTGTTCAAAGTACAATGTTTGATCATTTTTATTAGTGCATATGACTAACTTGGATCTTGATGGAAGTCAGGATGTTGGTTTCAGAAAGGGACTTGGAAtgaatttttccctttttcgtattttttttttctttgaaggaAATGGCGGTTCTTTGATAAAGTTTTAGTCAAGTTTAAtgagaataaattttaaaaataaatataaatataaaaattagtttctATTGAATTCCAAAAAAGTTTGTTTATTAAAGAACTtgcttgtttcttttgattACTTTGATTAATCACTGATTTgattaattgaataaaaatatagtatttCATTCAACTTTCATGACCAAACAATTCTGTTTCACCATccttttgtattaattaatataaactagatttaaattattgaataagcaataagaaaaacatgttaatttttgtttaagttaCTTGATTTTTCATTATACAAGTAGTTGAAGAGATAGATCACACATGCATTATGATATACATAACTCTCCATAGGTCTTGGAAGGAaacttttctttaatttctttgaaaaataattatttagtgaattaattatttaatagcttggaaaataaaagaaataatttgaGGGTGGTGGTGCATGTGGTGACAGTGTACATCTTAATATTCTATGTTTCATTTTCCAACACATGAAGATCTCATTTCCTTACTTCATGTATAATTTATTTGGTTTCACATGAGAGCCATTAGATAACATATCCCTTGTTATCATCTCCAACAAATGTAgctttctatgattttttttatatcaaaatcaaagtaaatatcaaaattaaatatattttgaacaatgtgtaaaatatcattaataaatGTAGGAACATTCAATTATAAATTTACTACTTAAATTATCaagttttgagattttttttttctcaaaatttaatttttagattttaatacATCCTAATGGGATATATTTGGTTATTaagctttaaaatatatatttttattagatatgTTAGTATGTGATCTTCTGAGTTATCTATATATGACTATTGAAAATACCACTATTAattcattctatatatatatatatatattttcatgaataatatataatgaGATTAATATATAGTAAAAGTTCCAACTTCTATTTCCTTATttcttctttatatatttacaaagaatatgagaagataTTTATAGTCACTCACTAGATGAATAGACGGTTAGAATTATTTCGATCCAACGATTCAAAATCAATTGGttgataaataagtaaaaatatagTATGTTGTTACATGGGTAGCTGCCACAGTAGCACCTAGTGCTACAGTCTGTCAGTTGCTACAATAGATatctataatattttataattagtcataacattattttatattcaatgaaattgcttttttatatagttatattcTTATAGAAACCTCActcttgaattttattttttttgaattttatggataCAAGTTTCAAtatagaattattttattagttaaattatataactatagcacatgatttttgttttttgtttttttagagtACATCTATAATTTTAGGAAGATTATTTGAATCACAAGCAATCAATtggaatattttaaaataatataatttggaAAGGAAAGTTAGCTATTATAtgaaatcttatattttaattgattgattgatttactAGAAAGTACATATTCAGTTTAATTCTCCCTATTAATAATGTTGTCTGTGAAAAACGATTAAACTTTTCATTTccttgtttatattattatttaatattttgaaatataatacaaaacataaagtcttttgtttgtttatttaataaaaaataaattatataaacaatctCTTTATCTATTGACATCGAGTTCCTACATAGGGTGTTTGTTAAATATACAAGTTTAAACCTTAACTCATGCATACAAAGTGAGAGCATAAGTGTGTTGAGGGATTAACTCTACGGATCTGTACATCTTTGACATGGTTTatctatattcataaaaaaatatattttttttattgcttatatgataaataattagtttcttttttttgggaagaggagcggggcgaacccactagagaccaactcccaaaaatgtgccatcagccgagaatcgaactctcaccactcggtgagagctctatcggtgacccgtATACTAATAGACCCATAAGTCGTtggttaaataaataattagtttctAAATTGAAAGGTTGATTGAATAGCTTGTATTTTGGCTAAAAAAAGAGTAAACCTTTGTTTATGTGATATTGAAGTACCATGAACAACATGTAttcaaatatttgaaaagaCTTTTCTCTTCGTGTATTAGTATAAAAGAGGTAGGTTGTGTATGAGTTGTCTTTCAAggtatttaaattataaaataaaatataatcccGTAAAATTTGACTTCCCTTTCTaaatttgattcatttttattccacatcattttatttttatttttatttttatttttaataaagatgataaatgtttttttttaataaagacaaTAAACGTAACTTCACAAAAAGAACAAACATATATAGTAATGTACTAATTACGGTAATTTTATAACTCTCTACAAATTTATCATGTGGGGAGCTAATAATATATGAGGTAATGATAATCTGTTATATGTGTCCAAAATGATATATGAGGGACTATAACCCataatgataaatctcttcaatTCTACTTTACAACATTGGAGTGGTGGAAAATACAACTACTTCCACAAGAGATCCAGTGAATATTGAAAATCATATGCAACgttctatattttatttgcaaTGTTATACCATGCTACTACAATGTTAATATTGGAGATATTTGATCCTATGCCTCCCCACTTATGCCGACTTGTTTTTCTACCGTGTTTGGAAATGTTTGGCTTTTATTCCATATCGTTGAAACATAGTTTTTTGGGTTTATAATTAACCTGGAAGAAACAAACGTTATAGTGTCAATGAAAAccatcaattaaattattttctatcCATCTTTGTGcagtcttattttttttatttttttgcgaTAAACGCTTTCTATTTAAGATATTGTCAAAAGAACAAACATGTACGGAGATGTATCAATTACAGTGATTTATGAACCTTATAAGAAAATTCTCCTACCCTACAATCTTGGAAAGGTGAAAATTTTCGTATCTTACAACTTTGGGGGGTGAAATCACTGTTTCTACTATAAAAGTCTCACTCATGACTGTAAATAGTACTCATGAACAGGATTCGAGCCCTTGCCCTCCCTTTAGCATTTTTGTCTCATACTATTAGGTTATCCAATGATTAATTGACACATGGTCTCatttttaagatatttaaattttactctgaaattattttttctatttaataaattttttaatgtctagttttttttttcaactctttTGTTCATGTCTactcccaaaaaataaatatagacgcattattcaaatttatgcaataaaatcaacatttaaatgattaattataTGTAACGCCAAGTTTTAGTTTTTGTCTCTATATGTGatcaaattattcaaaatgCCAAAATATATTATGatctatataatttattttgttttgtttatttatttatttatttatttatttttaataatagacgacaaatgcctttttatatgaatatatacagtACCGAACAGTACTGAAATCcggatgtatttatttatttttttcagaagtAACTTGGCACGGACaatctaaaatatataattgttttatttaactttttcttGATCtcataaattatttctaaaacttaagaaaaaaaataaactatcaaCCAAATCACTGTGGAATGAAAacgaagaaagaaaacaaaggacattgattatatttaatattttgacaacttaaaagaactaaaataaacattatatacAATAAAAGATTGATGCATAGAGAAGGATGCATGCATggtgaatttatatatataaaaggcaAGTGTGCATTTATAGTTAAAGATCTAGAATAAGATTTTATATATTACATCGCAGTATTAATTAGTAATATGAGATGAAAGATATAGAGATGAGAGAGCAAAGATATATGGGGCCATGTGATTAAGAGATATGAAGAGAGCTGGCAAGAATGCTTccttttatttatcatataataataatttagtgtttttgattccATCTATCTACCTCTGCTTTCTCTCCCAATCAATCATATCTACCAggatctttatatatatattttttaattaaatttcaaactaattatatgtatatatataatgatatatatataaagcttatattatatgaaataatttagTTAGTTGCAATAGAaaaaggtgtttttttttttcatataatatacTCGAAGCTAGAAAACCACGTTTACTAAACATTCTTTTAAATcattaatatttcataattatatttgtttcttttttgccGCATTATAAGaccaaaagaaaatgaagtttgtcttttatttcaataataaacATATAGTTACTAATGGTTTTAAATTGTCTATTTTtagtgtttatataattatgaaatcATAACCAAGATTTATAgatttacataaatatatatatatataaggttatacatgtaaaacataatCTGACATAAATATTTGCATGGTAAAAATCTTGATTATGAAGTTTTACAAGAGTGtacaaacaatataaaaaaaataagatttttttctatCCTTGTTAAATGTTCTGAATTTGCTCTAGTTACAAGGAGAGGGgtatattatttttgtgaagGCAATCTATAAGATTATGTTTTGACAAATAAGACACCAAAGAGACCATATAATTTAATATCAAAGTTTCCCATATGACCATCTCTTTCACATGGTTGGTTTTctagattaaaagaaaacaatcacaTCTTCCCACAAAGTAGCAACACAAACACCTTTGGAAACCCAAACCCCATATCACTCCCAAATCTTCATCAATCCTCCCAAGCAAATTACACACGTACTATTTGCTTTCTATATATCATCACCTTAGCTATATCACTCTTCtctatttctctttctttctctttctttctttctagaattaatatatattagtaaGTAGTTTGGTTTTGGCTTGTTGTGCTTGAAGATATGGGGAGTAGTCACTGTGGAGAAATTGGGTTAGGGAAAGGGAGATCTAgtacttcatcatcatcatcaaggaaGGGAAAGAGTAGTAGTAAGACTAGTTTAGAGAAGCCAAAGCAACCTCAAAGAGGCCTTGGAGTTGCTCAACTTGAGAAAATTAGACTTCATAATCAGTTCATGGCTAATTATAATCAGCTCCATAATCCCcttcattcttcttttcatcACAATATAAAACAGGTTCTTTCATCACTTCTtaattcctttctttttatatatttatatgtttgtttaagcattttttgatgtgttttttaaatttgttttcaaGCAGGATGAAGTGGTGAGAGTTGATCATATGACATTTgagttcttcttcatctccttcactCTTTGGCTTTCAATCAAGCACCATGGTATGCAAATGTTAACATGTTGAGGTTTATCTATTTCTTCAAActaatttaatttcttaatttattatcattttgtgGTTCTTTATTTGTTTCAGATGGAATTTGGAGAAAGTGAACCAAATAATAGATACTGTCAATCTACATCTaagtaattatatatttcaCTGTTCTCattgtatttatataaatatatgtatattttttttatttatctgatAACAAAATATATTCATTGAAAATAGA is a window of Dioscorea cayenensis subsp. rotundata cultivar TDr96_F1 chromosome 5, TDr96_F1_v2_PseudoChromosome.rev07_lg8_w22 25.fasta, whole genome shotgun sequence DNA encoding:
- the LOC120262385 gene encoding rRNA N6-adenosine-methyltransferase METTL5, whose translation is MKLKQLEGLLGNLDQFSDPKVELEQYPTGPHIASRLLYMAESMFGDVSGKVVADFGCGCGTLGIASSLLGAEYVIGFDIDSHSLEIASINAAELELDIDLILCDIKSLGLKGKFVDTVVMNPPFGTRRKGVDMEFLSVALKVASRAVYSLHKTTTREHVRRAALRDYNAKSAEVLCELRFDVPQLYKFHKKKEVDIAVDLWRFVP